The Fulvia fulva chromosome 6, complete sequence genome includes a window with the following:
- a CDS encoding Nitrogen metabolite repression protein nmr has product MPSKIVATINSTGRQAASFVRAASAIGWHVRAQIRTNDGLVSEELDGLPNVELIEGDLTGPERNQLLSKLFTGAKIAFVNTTHWGDEVAIGKACADAAKRAGIQHYIYSSMPDHSIFNTEWRALPMWATKFAIENYVRQIGIPATFIYTGIYNNNFTSLPYPLFQMELQDDGSFVWQAPFHPDDPLPWLDAEHDVGPALLQMFKMGPNHWKGQRVTIAFEKLTPVQACARFCRGVGRPVNYVHGPVKIQVGIPSGYREQLEILQETLGRKRAPYFGPDLEYPMEGRSIWEGYRGLEEYAREVFPIEEYANGLRWMDEDRTTQPSTPGEPDDGLGGLNGSRPLTPANAASAVTPLHITGAYTPRSHPEGLQEGFYVGSC; this is encoded by the exons ATGCCCTCGAAAATCGTTGCGACGATCAACTCCACCGGGAGACAAGCCGCTTCGTTCGTTCGGGCGGCTTCAGCAATTGGATGGCATGTCCGCGCTCAGATCCGGACAAACGATGGACTCGTGTCGGAAGAGCTCGATGGACTGCCTAACGTAGAGTTGATCGAAGGCGACCTCACTGGGCCGGAGCGCAACCAGCTTCTGTCCAAGCTATTCACGGGCGCCAAGATCGCCTTTGTCAACACGACTCACTGGGGAGACGAAGTGGCCATAGGAAAGGCGTGCGCGGATGCTGCCAAGAGAGCTGGCATTCAGCACTATATCTACTCCAGCATGCCGGATCACTCCATTTTCAACACTGAATGGAGAGCCTTACCGATGTGGGCGACCAAGTTCGCCATCGAAAACTATGTGAGACAGATTGGCATCCCCGCCACTTTCATCTACACAGGGATCTACAACAACAATTTCACTAGCCTCCCATACCCTCTGTTCCAGATGGAGCTACAGGATGATGGCAGTTTCGTGTGGCAAGCACCTTTTCACCCAGACGACCCTCTGCCCTGGCTAGATGCAGAGCACGATGTTGGGCCGGCACTTCTCCAAATGTTCAAGATGGGTCCCAATCACTGGAAAGGACAAAG AGTGACGATCGCCTTTGAGAAGCTCACTCCAGTACAAGCATGTGCTCGATTCTGTAGAGGTGTTGGGAGACCTGTCAACTATGTTCACGGACCGGTGAAGATTCAAGTTGGCATCCCTAGCGGCTACCGAGAACAGCTTGAGATTCTGCAAGAGACCTTGGGCAGAAAACGAGCACCCTACTTTGGACCTGATCTTGAGTATCCCATGGAAGGTCGCAGCATTTGGGAGGGCTATCGTGGCCTGGAAGAATATGCCCGTGAGGTCTTCCCGATTGAGGAGTACGCAAACGGCCTCAGGTGGATGGACGAGGATCGAACTACACAACCGAGCACACCTGGCGAGCCGGACGATGGCCTGGGCGGTCTCAATGGCTCACGCCCGTTGACTCCAGCCAACGCTGCAAGTGCGGTCACACCATTACACATTACCGGCGCATATACACCACGTTCCCATCCAGAAGGTTTACAGGAAGGCTTCTATGTGGGAAGCTGCTAG